From Carassius auratus strain Wakin chromosome 1, ASM336829v1, whole genome shotgun sequence, the proteins below share one genomic window:
- the LOC113105102 gene encoding lanC-like protein 1 isoform X1, with protein sequence MSEPRAYKNPYQDYTGPGCAQDLFDMQGNLTQHFASCISSKISEFLAVMENGLKNADPRDCTGYTGWAGIALLYLHLHSVFGDTALLHKALDYVSYSLRSLTQRWVTFLCGDAGPLAVAAVVYHRLQKPHEAEECVNRLLQFHQAVVQGIGRLPDELLYGRVGYLYSLIFINQQFQQEKIPIQYIQQICDAVLVSGQTMSQKNKIQDQTPLMYEWYQEEYVGAAHGLAGIYYYLMQPGFVVGQERVSYLVKPSVNYMCQLKFSTGNYPPCVGDSRDLLVHWCHGAPGVIYMLIQAFKVFGVRQYLEDALQCGEVIWQRGLLKKGYGLCHGAAGNGYGFLALYKITQDPKHLYRACIFGDWCMNYGKHGCRTPDTPFSLFEGMAGTIYFLADLLQPAKAKFPAFEV encoded by the exons ATGTCTGAACCACGAGCCTACAAGAATCCCTATCAAGATTACACTGGGCCTGGATGTGCACAAGACCTGTTTGACATGCAGGGAAAT TTGACCCAGCATTTTGCCAGCTGTATAAGCAGTAAGATCAGTGAGTTTCTGGCAGTTATGGAGAACGGACTGAAGAATGCTGACCCCAGAGACTGTACTGGCTACACCGGCTGGGCAG GCATTGCCCTGCTTTACCTGCATCTCCACAGTGTGTTTGGAGACACCGCTCTCCTCCATAAGGCTCTGGACTATGTCAGCTACAGTCTGAGGAGTTTAACCCAGCGCTGGGTGACCTTCCTGTGTGGGGATGCAGGACCACTGGCTGTAGCAGCGGTGGTCTATCATCGACTCCAGAAACCTCATGAGGCTGAGGAGTGTGTCAACAG GCTGTTGCAGTTTCACCAGGCCGTAGTGCAGGGGATAGGCAGGCTTCCTGACGAGCTGCTCTATGGCAGAGTGGGCTACCTTTACTCCCTCATCTTCATTAACCAGCAATTTCAGCAGGAGAAGATCCCCATCCAATACATTCAACAG ATCTGTGATGCTGTGCTGGTGTCTGGGCAAACAATGTCTCAGAAGAACAAGATCCAGGATCAAACCCCTCTAATGTATGAGTGGTATCAGGAGGAGTACGTGGGTGCCGCTCATGGACTGGCAGGGATCTATTACTACCTGATGCAG CCTGGGTTTGTTGTCGGCCAGGAAAGGGTTTCCTATCTAGTCAAACCCAGTGTGAACTACATGTGTCAGCTGAAGTTTTCAACGGGAAATTACCCACCATGTGTCGGGGATTCTCGGGATCTTCTGGTGCACTGGTGTCACGGCGCTCCTGGAGTTATCTACATGTTGATACAGGCTTTTAAG GTGTTTGGTGTGAGGCAGTACCTGGAGGACGCACTGCAGTGTGGGGAGGTGATCTGGCAGAGAGGTTTGTTGAAGAAGGGCTACGGCCTCTGTCATGGAGCCGCTGGAAATGGTTATGGCTTCCTGGCCCTTTACAAAATCACCCAGGATCCCAAACACCTCTACCGAGCTTGCATA TTTGGAGACTGGTGCATGAATTATGGAAAACATGGCTGCCGGACTCCAGATACACCATTCTCACTGTTTGAAG GAATGGCAGGCACAATTTATTTCCTGGCTGACTTGCTGCAACCAGCTAAAGCCAAGTTCCCTGCTTTTGAGGTGTAA
- the LOC113105102 gene encoding lanC-like protein 1 isoform X2, producing MLTPETVLATPAGQLLGPHCLVPPPPTAGIALLYLHLHSVFGDTALLHKALDYVSYSLRSLTQRWVTFLCGDAGPLAVAAVVYHRLQKPHEAEECVNRLLQFHQAVVQGIGRLPDELLYGRVGYLYSLIFINQQFQQEKIPIQYIQQICDAVLVSGQTMSQKNKIQDQTPLMYEWYQEEYVGAAHGLAGIYYYLMQPGFVVGQERVSYLVKPSVNYMCQLKFSTGNYPPCVGDSRDLLVHWCHGAPGVIYMLIQAFKVFGVRQYLEDALQCGEVIWQRGLLKKGYGLCHGAAGNGYGFLALYKITQDPKHLYRACIFGDWCMNYGKHGCRTPDTPFSLFEGMAGTIYFLADLLQPAKAKFPAFEV from the exons ATGCTGACCCCAGAGACTGTACTGGCTACACCGGCTGGGCAG CTACTTGGGCCGCATTGCTTAGTTCCTCCTCCCCCTACTGCAGGCATTGCCCTGCTTTACCTGCATCTCCACAGTGTGTTTGGAGACACCGCTCTCCTCCATAAGGCTCTGGACTATGTCAGCTACAGTCTGAGGAGTTTAACCCAGCGCTGGGTGACCTTCCTGTGTGGGGATGCAGGACCACTGGCTGTAGCAGCGGTGGTCTATCATCGACTCCAGAAACCTCATGAGGCTGAGGAGTGTGTCAACAG GCTGTTGCAGTTTCACCAGGCCGTAGTGCAGGGGATAGGCAGGCTTCCTGACGAGCTGCTCTATGGCAGAGTGGGCTACCTTTACTCCCTCATCTTCATTAACCAGCAATTTCAGCAGGAGAAGATCCCCATCCAATACATTCAACAG ATCTGTGATGCTGTGCTGGTGTCTGGGCAAACAATGTCTCAGAAGAACAAGATCCAGGATCAAACCCCTCTAATGTATGAGTGGTATCAGGAGGAGTACGTGGGTGCCGCTCATGGACTGGCAGGGATCTATTACTACCTGATGCAG CCTGGGTTTGTTGTCGGCCAGGAAAGGGTTTCCTATCTAGTCAAACCCAGTGTGAACTACATGTGTCAGCTGAAGTTTTCAACGGGAAATTACCCACCATGTGTCGGGGATTCTCGGGATCTTCTGGTGCACTGGTGTCACGGCGCTCCTGGAGTTATCTACATGTTGATACAGGCTTTTAAG GTGTTTGGTGTGAGGCAGTACCTGGAGGACGCACTGCAGTGTGGGGAGGTGATCTGGCAGAGAGGTTTGTTGAAGAAGGGCTACGGCCTCTGTCATGGAGCCGCTGGAAATGGTTATGGCTTCCTGGCCCTTTACAAAATCACCCAGGATCCCAAACACCTCTACCGAGCTTGCATA TTTGGAGACTGGTGCATGAATTATGGAAAACATGGCTGCCGGACTCCAGATACACCATTCTCACTGTTTGAAG GAATGGCAGGCACAATTTATTTCCTGGCTGACTTGCTGCAACCAGCTAAAGCCAAGTTCCCTGCTTTTGAGGTGTAA